A section of the Verrucomicrobium sp. GAS474 genome encodes:
- a CDS encoding PEP-CTERM sorting domain-containing protein (PEP-CTERM proteins occur, often in large numbers, in the proteomes of bacteria that also encode an exosortase, a predicted intramembrane cysteine proteinase. The presence of a PEP-CTERM domain at a protein's C-terminus predicts cleavage within the sorting domain, followed by covalent anchoring to some some component of the (usually Gram-negative) cell surface. Many PEP-CTERM proteins exhibit an unusual sequence composition that includes large numbers of potential glycosylation sites. Expression of one such protein has been shown restore the ability of a bacterium to form floc, a type of biofilm.) has protein sequence MKTQRKTYRTMHRTGLRLSVLLALAVSTVLSSPGQAQTTWTGTASSGWSTASNWSNGVPLTDGSEAVTITGTTSAMTSTIDAAWSATGAVSGLTLNPSTAALTVTAGTGVTSFTIGAGGITVGASGVTTTLSAPLLLSASQTWNIGTGSTFAIGGASFSYGSGVTMTKSGSGTLTLNSSSPTMSGGVVLNQGTIGFGLTGGSAGQLIQQFGTAAFTWQNNGQTNLQLGAFGNINTNSTFSNNIQFYDQGSGGGLYSLLTGSIASGTTLTFGGTWSSANSTSATGAIAQQILLNTSGTVPNSFTSGTAVITGNNSGLTSTSKVVIREGLWVLGNANAFGTNNNLAVQIGETSSSAPGLAALLATNGNNVTGTLSTIFNNTAVAGAAEFGLSGTGSVTFSGNLGLQKGASNGMAPVVFLNAGTNGIANFTGVISDSGSNTLTSAVVARGGGKVGLGGANTYAGGTTVGGGTALVVTNTAGSGVGTGAVNVGTAAVTLTGAGTTASSVAVTVTSTAGLMIGQTVTGTGIPAGTTILSINTGTNTVNLSQKATATGTVTLSVAAETGILGGSGIIAPTGTNGITVLSGSSVYPGVGGTAVQTLTLNGGSTTGTLLTMQGGASFTFNLGAGNTSDAIKLFNYVSGDLALNGNALNFSNAQAGTFTLFQFYSDAGTTLTADSLSSGLVLGTGLTGYTATLNYDANDISLTLVAVPEPSRALLLLFAGGLFAVARERRSSSLSLSASNQNQTT, from the coding sequence ATGAAGACGCAACGCAAAACGTATCGCACCATGCATCGGACGGGGCTCCGGCTTTCCGTCCTCCTCGCCCTCGCCGTCTCGACCGTCCTCTCCAGCCCGGGCCAGGCCCAGACCACCTGGACCGGCACTGCCAGCAGCGGCTGGAGCACCGCCTCGAACTGGAGCAACGGCGTGCCGCTGACCGACGGTTCCGAGGCCGTCACGATCACGGGGACGACCTCGGCGATGACCTCGACCATCGATGCGGCCTGGAGCGCGACGGGGGCGGTCTCCGGCCTCACCCTGAACCCGAGCACGGCGGCGCTGACCGTCACGGCGGGCACCGGCGTCACCTCCTTCACGATCGGCGCGGGCGGCATCACCGTCGGGGCCTCGGGCGTGACGACGACGCTCAGCGCCCCCCTCCTTCTCTCGGCCAGCCAGACGTGGAACATCGGGACCGGCTCGACCTTCGCGATCGGCGGCGCCTCGTTCAGCTACGGCTCCGGCGTCACGATGACGAAGAGCGGATCGGGCACCCTCACCCTGAACAGCTCGAGCCCGACGATGAGCGGCGGCGTGGTCCTGAACCAGGGGACCATCGGCTTCGGCCTCACGGGCGGCTCGGCGGGGCAGCTCATCCAGCAGTTCGGCACGGCGGCGTTCACCTGGCAGAACAACGGGCAGACGAACCTCCAGCTCGGGGCCTTCGGCAACATCAACACGAACAGCACCTTTTCCAACAACATTCAGTTCTACGACCAGGGGAGCGGCGGCGGCCTCTACAGCCTGCTGACCGGGAGCATCGCCTCCGGGACGACGCTGACCTTCGGCGGCACGTGGAGCAGTGCCAACTCGACCAGCGCCACGGGGGCGATCGCGCAGCAGATCCTCCTGAACACCTCGGGGACTGTCCCGAACAGTTTCACCAGCGGCACGGCGGTGATCACGGGGAACAACAGCGGCCTCACCTCCACCTCGAAGGTCGTCATCCGCGAGGGCCTCTGGGTCCTCGGCAACGCGAACGCCTTCGGGACGAACAACAACCTCGCCGTCCAGATCGGCGAGACCTCGAGCTCGGCCCCCGGCCTCGCCGCCCTCCTCGCGACGAACGGGAACAACGTGACCGGCACCCTCTCGACGATCTTCAACAACACCGCCGTCGCGGGAGCCGCCGAGTTCGGCCTCTCCGGGACCGGCTCGGTGACTTTCTCCGGGAACCTCGGGCTGCAGAAGGGGGCGAGCAACGGGATGGCCCCGGTCGTCTTCCTCAACGCCGGGACGAACGGCATCGCGAACTTCACCGGCGTCATCTCTGACAGCGGCTCGAACACCCTCACCTCGGCGGTCGTCGCCCGGGGCGGCGGCAAGGTCGGCCTCGGCGGCGCGAACACCTACGCCGGGGGAACCACCGTCGGCGGCGGCACCGCCCTCGTCGTCACGAACACCGCCGGGAGCGGCGTCGGTACCGGGGCCGTCAATGTCGGCACGGCAGCGGTCACGCTCACCGGCGCGGGTACCACCGCGTCGAGCGTCGCCGTGACGGTGACCAGCACCGCCGGGCTCATGATCGGGCAGACCGTCACCGGGACCGGCATCCCGGCGGGGACGACGATCCTCTCGATCAACACCGGGACCAACACGGTCAACCTCTCCCAGAAGGCGACGGCGACGGGGACCGTCACCCTCTCCGTGGCGGCCGAGACCGGCATCCTCGGTGGCAGCGGCATCATCGCGCCGACGGGGACAAACGGGATCACCGTCCTCTCGGGATCGAGCGTCTATCCCGGCGTCGGCGGGACGGCGGTCCAGACGCTGACCCTCAACGGCGGCTCGACGACCGGGACGCTCCTGACGATGCAGGGCGGCGCGAGCTTCACCTTCAACCTCGGCGCGGGGAACACGAGCGACGCGATCAAGCTCTTCAACTACGTCTCGGGCGACCTGGCGCTGAACGGCAACGCGCTCAACTTCTCGAACGCCCAGGCGGGGACCTTCACCCTCTTTCAGTTCTATTCCGACGCCGGGACGACGCTGACCGCCGACAGCCTCTCCAGCGGCCTGGTGCTGGGGACCGGCCTCACCGGCTACACCGCCACGCTGAACTACGACGCGAATGACATCTCGCTGACCCTCGTCGCGGTGCCGGAGCCCTCCCGGGCGCTTCTCCTTCTCTTCGCAGGAGGCCTCTTTGCCGTCGCCCGGGAGCGGCGCTCCTCCTCCCTCTCCCTTTCCGCCTCGAACCAAAACCAAACCACATGA
- a CDS encoding heparinase II/III family protein, with translation MNAFNPGPTPVPSVSRFSQMRHPFVSTTPGQRPEVLRNVDDPLWNRFLGEAERHFAEVGGLRPPVFPMLCHDGDLDEVMATVVLAYVREDRALWHRVGDWLRALLAHYRTVAPQWKANLEMIPRGIKPPTANQDNLAQFFDSFTRGCNYFTEGGLMIAFLHLYDMLEAHAPDELAAAEKALLEDLLADYAVRYAFNEEALKYSNRGLWANNGVLASALATRDPERAKLLLEQSWRRYREYRSTFFDDGSQHEGSMGYQVMSVEGIFYYALTASQVFPDRDLYGATEPDEQASLYLGYPGYVDLARAYYRTAIPGPYERNIPRGSSESVPLDLSSCFLHAYALSGDPELGWFIRRRAGEVNRRCLTPMKVTPAMVLGLGLYEPLKSFWVYRPVTEAKVPRRRLDVMADYGAVFSRSGWDAAASCVTARFGYAGTGKGHNDHGHVTLSVAGVDVLVDPFPRIGPKGHDSSLFHNTVALDNAEADPVVGTLHARNEAEGADAFLVFNSGGVLPKRIFLHDPREDANRWFLNQPVTPGHLHRRAVVHAYGHALVLADLVERPASSSAHPRIDWFFHSALAPADYVEGAPLDREAYAVRRKNIVDPGAPLEVATQGKRTAPVGAWTRIEWSKGAARAVLHLQPLDAPLELSFGHHRIAGTPGWDQTLKDGEENWFLRARQAGPALRGRVVWAWSWGTAAADDAPPALERLPDGGLKLTIGDGITGEIDSGFSRLKMTTKAAGPTPPA, from the coding sequence ATGAACGCCTTCAACCCCGGCCCCACTCCCGTTCCCTCCGTCTCCCGCTTCTCGCAGATGCGGCATCCCTTCGTCTCGACGACGCCGGGGCAGCGCCCGGAGGTGCTGAGGAACGTCGACGATCCCCTCTGGAACCGCTTCCTCGGGGAGGCGGAGCGCCACTTCGCCGAGGTGGGCGGGCTCCGTCCCCCGGTGTTCCCGATGCTCTGCCACGACGGCGACCTCGACGAGGTGATGGCGACCGTCGTCCTCGCCTACGTCCGGGAGGACCGCGCCCTCTGGCACCGCGTCGGCGATTGGCTCCGGGCGCTCCTCGCCCATTACCGGACCGTCGCCCCGCAGTGGAAGGCGAACCTCGAGATGATCCCGCGCGGCATCAAGCCGCCGACGGCGAACCAGGACAACCTCGCCCAGTTCTTCGACAGCTTCACCCGGGGCTGCAACTACTTCACCGAGGGCGGCCTCATGATCGCCTTCCTCCACCTCTACGACATGCTCGAGGCCCACGCGCCCGACGAGCTCGCGGCGGCGGAGAAGGCCCTGCTGGAAGACCTCCTCGCCGACTACGCCGTCCGCTACGCCTTCAACGAGGAGGCCCTGAAGTACAGCAACCGGGGCCTCTGGGCGAACAACGGCGTCCTCGCCTCCGCCCTCGCGACGCGCGATCCCGAGCGGGCGAAGCTCCTCCTGGAGCAGTCGTGGCGGCGCTACCGGGAGTACCGCTCCACCTTCTTCGACGACGGTTCCCAGCACGAGGGCTCGATGGGCTACCAGGTGATGTCGGTCGAGGGGATCTTCTACTACGCGCTGACGGCGTCGCAGGTCTTCCCCGACCGCGACCTCTACGGCGCGACCGAGCCCGACGAGCAGGCCTCCCTCTACCTTGGCTACCCCGGCTACGTCGACCTCGCCCGGGCCTACTACCGGACGGCGATCCCCGGGCCGTACGAGCGGAACATCCCGCGCGGCTCCTCCGAGTCGGTCCCCCTCGACCTCTCCTCCTGCTTCCTCCACGCCTACGCCCTCAGCGGCGATCCCGAGCTCGGCTGGTTCATCCGCCGCCGCGCCGGGGAGGTCAACCGGCGGTGCCTCACGCCGATGAAGGTGACGCCCGCGATGGTCCTCGGCCTCGGCCTCTACGAGCCGCTCAAGAGCTTCTGGGTCTATCGCCCCGTCACCGAGGCGAAGGTCCCCCGCCGCCGCCTCGACGTCATGGCCGACTACGGCGCCGTCTTCAGCCGGAGCGGCTGGGACGCGGCGGCCTCGTGCGTCACGGCCCGCTTCGGCTATGCCGGGACCGGGAAGGGGCACAACGACCACGGCCACGTTACCCTCTCCGTCGCGGGCGTCGACGTCCTCGTCGATCCCTTCCCCCGCATCGGCCCGAAGGGACACGACTCGAGCCTCTTCCATAACACCGTCGCCCTCGACAACGCCGAGGCCGACCCCGTCGTCGGGACGCTCCACGCGCGGAACGAGGCCGAGGGGGCCGACGCCTTCCTCGTCTTCAACTCGGGCGGCGTGCTCCCGAAGCGGATCTTCCTCCACGACCCGCGCGAGGACGCGAACCGCTGGTTCCTGAACCAGCCGGTCACGCCCGGCCACCTTCATCGCCGCGCGGTCGTCCACGCCTATGGGCATGCCCTCGTCCTCGCCGACCTAGTGGAGCGCCCCGCGTCGTCGTCCGCCCATCCGCGCATCGACTGGTTCTTCCACTCGGCGCTCGCCCCCGCCGATTACGTCGAGGGAGCCCCGCTCGACCGGGAGGCCTACGCCGTGCGCCGGAAGAACATCGTCGATCCCGGCGCGCCGCTCGAGGTGGCGACGCAGGGGAAGCGGACCGCCCCCGTCGGCGCGTGGACCCGGATCGAATGGAGCAAGGGAGCGGCCCGCGCCGTCCTCCACCTCCAGCCGCTCGACGCGCCGCTCGAGCTCTCCTTCGGCCACCACCGGATCGCCGGGACGCCGGGCTGGGACCAGACGCTGAAGGACGGAGAGGAGAACTGGTTCCTCCGCGCCCGGCAGGCAGGCCCCGCCCTCCGGGGCCGCGTCGTCTGGGCGTGGAGCTGGGGCACCGCGGCGGCGGACGACGCGCCTCCCGCGCTGGAGAGGCTCCCCGACGGCGGGCTGAAGCTGACGATCGGGGACGGCATCACCGGGGAGATCGATTCCGGTTTTTCTCGACTGAAGATGACAACCAAGGCGGCCGGGCCAACGCCCCCCGCTTGA
- a CDS encoding hydroxyacid dehydrogenase produces the protein MKIKALFLLEEEYWHQVYGPEERKRLEGWTAIPIPLRTARMLADDPADPALAEAEVIFSGWGMPRCDEAFLAAAPNLKAIFYAAGSVRHFVTDALWRREIVVSSTNAALAVTVAEFTLGQVLLSLKSLWRHTAEARATRRMIRRPFSGIYGSVVGVIGVGAVARRLIGLLRHFQLRLVAYDPFLSVEAARELGVELVSLEELFEVADVASLHAPWLPETEGMIRGHHFSRMKAGATFINTARGPVVNEDEMIEVLARRPDLYALLDVTAHEPAPPESPLYSLPNVLLTPHIAGTLGNECRRLGAMAVEEFGRYLRREPLQGRVREEMMSLIS, from the coding sequence ATGAAAATCAAGGCGCTCTTCCTCCTCGAGGAGGAATATTGGCACCAGGTCTACGGACCCGAGGAGCGGAAGCGGCTCGAGGGCTGGACGGCGATCCCGATCCCCCTGCGGACGGCCCGGATGCTCGCCGACGATCCCGCCGACCCGGCCCTGGCCGAGGCCGAGGTGATCTTCTCCGGCTGGGGGATGCCCCGCTGCGACGAGGCCTTCCTCGCCGCCGCGCCGAACCTCAAGGCGATCTTCTACGCGGCGGGGAGCGTCCGCCACTTCGTCACCGACGCCCTCTGGCGGCGGGAGATCGTCGTCAGCTCGACCAACGCGGCCCTCGCCGTCACCGTCGCCGAGTTCACCCTCGGCCAGGTCCTCCTCAGCCTGAAGTCGCTCTGGCGGCACACCGCCGAGGCCCGCGCCACGCGCCGGATGATCCGCCGCCCCTTCTCCGGCATCTACGGCAGCGTCGTCGGCGTGATCGGGGTCGGGGCCGTGGCGCGCCGCCTGATCGGCCTCCTCCGCCATTTCCAGCTCCGCCTCGTCGCCTACGATCCCTTCCTCTCCGTCGAGGCCGCGCGGGAACTCGGCGTCGAGCTCGTGTCGCTGGAGGAACTCTTCGAGGTCGCCGACGTCGCCTCCCTCCACGCGCCATGGCTCCCCGAGACCGAGGGGATGATCCGGGGCCATCATTTTTCCCGGATGAAGGCGGGCGCGACGTTCATCAACACGGCGCGCGGCCCGGTCGTGAACGAGGACGAGATGATCGAGGTCCTCGCCCGCCGCCCCGACCTCTACGCCCTCCTCGACGTCACCGCCCACGAGCCCGCGCCGCCCGAGTCCCCCCTCTATTCGCTGCCGAACGTCCTCCTCACCCCCCACATCGCCGGGACCCTCGGGAACGAATGCCGCCGCCTCGGCGCGATGGCCGTCGAGGAATTCGGCCGCTACCTCCGGCGGGAGCCCCTCCAGGGCCGCGTACGCGAGGAGATGATGTCGCTGATTTCCTGA
- a CDS encoding LacI family DNA-binding transcriptional regulator, translated as MATRITLKDIAARAGVHVSTVSLALRNDPRLLPATREQLQALALEMGYSPDAMMSALCAYRNARRPAPLQSEIAYLVDLPLEKKYASHKPVYELARERAMRLGYNLEVFCLGQRGMTLERLKSIWRSRNIRGVLIAPWETPGKVLGTGADWSDLAVIAVGHSVSAPAFHRAISHQSHNMSHHLEALRQRGYRRIGLHLMDAVNLRTSGFYHGAYLHDQATHPDKQPPRLLTEVMPSAATLRKWIRAERLDCVISYNEQRDCLEAAGVRLPGDLGFSLLDRSPFNPIDRADSAGFDHKIELCVTHAIESLITLIHQQVNGISPNPRYFMVQGEFYPGATVRPLPEPAMKTATAAATENTPVTR; from the coding sequence GTGGCAACGCGCATCACCCTGAAGGACATCGCGGCGCGGGCCGGGGTCCATGTCTCGACGGTTTCCCTCGCCCTGCGAAACGACCCGCGCCTCCTCCCGGCGACGCGGGAACAGCTGCAGGCGCTGGCGCTCGAGATGGGCTATTCCCCCGACGCGATGATGTCGGCCCTCTGCGCCTACCGGAACGCCCGCCGCCCGGCCCCCCTCCAGAGCGAGATCGCCTACCTCGTCGACCTTCCGCTGGAGAAGAAGTACGCGAGCCACAAGCCGGTCTACGAGCTCGCCCGGGAGCGGGCGATGCGGCTGGGATACAACCTCGAGGTCTTCTGCCTCGGCCAGCGCGGGATGACGCTGGAGCGGCTGAAGTCGATCTGGCGGAGCCGGAACATCCGGGGCGTCCTCATCGCCCCGTGGGAGACGCCGGGGAAGGTCCTCGGCACCGGGGCCGACTGGAGCGACCTCGCCGTGATCGCCGTCGGCCACTCGGTCTCGGCGCCCGCCTTCCACCGCGCGATCTCCCACCAGTCCCACAACATGAGCCATCACCTCGAGGCGCTGCGGCAGCGGGGATACCGGCGGATCGGCCTCCACCTGATGGACGCCGTCAACCTCCGCACCTCGGGCTTCTACCACGGCGCCTACCTCCACGACCAGGCGACCCACCCGGACAAACAGCCCCCGCGCCTCCTCACCGAAGTGATGCCGAGCGCCGCGACGCTGAGGAAATGGATCCGCGCGGAGCGCCTCGACTGCGTCATCTCCTACAACGAGCAGCGCGACTGCCTCGAGGCGGCGGGGGTGCGGCTCCCCGGCGACCTCGGCTTCTCCCTCCTCGACCGGAGCCCGTTCAATCCGATCGACCGGGCCGACTCCGCGGGCTTCGACCACAAGATCGAGCTCTGCGTCACCCACGCCATCGAATCGCTCATCACGCTGATCCACCAGCAGGTGAACGGCATCTCGCCCAATCCCCGCTACTTCATGGTGCAGGGGGAATTCTATCCGGGGGCGACGGTGCGGCCCCTGCCCGAACCGGCCATGAAGACGGCGACGGCGGCGGCGACGGAAAATACGCCCGTTACTCGTTGA
- a CDS encoding prepilin-type N-terminal cleavage/methylation domain-containing protein: MARVKRVRDGFSLIEVVIALAVISFALLSTLALLPMGLKTNRISSEETRAVFILTELEADLRNTHPAANGGKSRHFGLALPYMVDANGRVVPNTGLATNTVSSRYSTGLDDREQPRDLAALPASPYQVSVLYTRVPAAGAHAPVEARLVVGWPSQAATDPALLTSPTHVSGFAESYVSFPAP; the protein is encoded by the coding sequence ATGGCGCGTGTGAAGCGGGTCCGCGACGGCTTCAGCCTCATCGAGGTGGTGATCGCGCTGGCGGTGATCTCCTTCGCGCTCCTCTCGACGCTGGCGCTCCTTCCGATGGGATTGAAGACGAACCGGATCTCGTCCGAGGAGACGCGCGCCGTCTTCATCCTCACCGAGCTCGAGGCCGACCTCCGCAATACCCATCCGGCGGCCAACGGCGGGAAGTCCCGCCACTTCGGCCTCGCGCTCCCCTACATGGTCGACGCCAACGGACGGGTGGTGCCGAACACCGGCCTCGCGACGAACACCGTCTCCTCGCGCTATTCCACCGGCCTCGACGACCGGGAGCAGCCGCGCGACCTCGCGGCGCTCCCCGCCTCGCCCTACCAGGTCTCGGTCCTCTACACCCGGGTCCCCGCCGCCGGAGCGCACGCGCCGGTCGAGGCGCGGCTCGTCGTCGGCTGGCCGTCCCAGGCCGCGACCGACCCCGCCCTGCTGACCTCGCCGACCCACGTCTCGGGCTTCGCCGAGAGTTACGTCTCCTTCCCCGCCCCGTGA
- a CDS encoding prepilin-type N-terminal cleavage/methylation domain-containing protein, which produces MRPLSPKPPRGFSLVELLVVVAIMGTMMALSGPVVTALSGSGSVNKAIIDLSRTLEQARAYAMANGTYVRVGFGEITRASGNSGPSFVVLCLYSNDGTLAAADGGAMATAAKWPYVTRPLVLDNFHANDALGTASDTLPRDTDIPHFVRQVNGLGAVRFNACIQFGPSGVARVQTDSPARFIKVALDRPAPMDGKNPFVIRVGGMTGAITVLRKENL; this is translated from the coding sequence ATGCGTCCTCTTTCCCCGAAACCGCCGCGCGGCTTTTCGCTCGTCGAGCTGCTGGTCGTCGTCGCGATCATGGGGACGATGATGGCGCTTTCCGGGCCGGTGGTGACGGCGCTCTCGGGGTCCGGCTCGGTGAACAAGGCGATCATCGATCTTTCCCGGACCCTGGAGCAGGCGCGGGCCTACGCGATGGCGAACGGCACCTACGTGCGGGTCGGCTTCGGCGAGATCACCCGGGCCTCGGGGAACAGCGGCCCCTCCTTCGTGGTGCTCTGCCTCTACTCGAACGACGGGACCCTCGCCGCCGCCGACGGCGGCGCGATGGCGACGGCGGCGAAATGGCCCTACGTCACCCGGCCCCTCGTCCTCGACAACTTCCATGCGAACGACGCCCTCGGGACGGCCTCGGACACGCTCCCCCGCGATACCGACATCCCCCACTTCGTCCGGCAGGTGAACGGGCTCGGCGCGGTCCGGTTCAACGCGTGCATCCAGTTCGGCCCCTCCGGCGTCGCCCGCGTCCAGACCGATTCCCCGGCCCGGTTCATCAAGGTGGCGCTCGACCGCCCGGCCCCGATGGACGGCAAGAATCCCTTCGTCATCCGGGTCGGCGGGATGACGGGGGCGATCACCGTCCTCCGCAAGGAAAACCTCTGA
- a CDS encoding sensor histidine kinase, with protein MSNPLLTPAEIDGLAPADLPSYRIDRYQAEDERTSLSDFAAGDAAQLRSLYATLLALFERLKPVYGDPLLCLEAILRYLKEEDWSAFVGPLRQLGKETLARPGTDRLRRVLHDLRGGAFQSLSLRLQLMEIAEPRPEDAQQAFFLVRDHLKIMRNCVADLDLERYAADSSRQDHAIGLLAEKWTKAPFCGEDHRATVDVLCRYAGVICESCLEFSTLDRIIYNLMNNAARFTADGRVLLAMVPTPSVENPENVRFVIANRIAPEHASTLRDRFGDRVDELLRGGFTTGGNGLGLRICADFCAQAYGLADFDTARDGGYFGARLQDDLFLVWFHWPTAGD; from the coding sequence ATGTCGAACCCCCTTCTGACCCCCGCCGAAATCGACGGCCTCGCCCCCGCCGACCTGCCCTCGTACCGGATCGACCGCTATCAAGCCGAGGACGAACGGACGAGCCTGTCCGACTTCGCCGCAGGCGACGCCGCGCAGCTCCGTTCGCTCTACGCCACGCTCCTCGCGCTCTTCGAGCGGCTCAAGCCGGTTTACGGCGATCCCCTTCTCTGCCTCGAGGCGATCTTGCGCTACCTGAAGGAAGAAGACTGGTCCGCCTTCGTCGGCCCCCTCCGCCAGCTCGGGAAAGAGACTCTGGCCCGCCCCGGAACAGACCGGCTTCGCCGCGTCCTCCACGACTTGCGCGGCGGCGCCTTCCAGTCGCTCTCCCTGCGCCTCCAACTCATGGAGATCGCGGAACCCCGCCCCGAGGACGCCCAGCAGGCTTTCTTCCTCGTCCGCGACCACCTCAAGATCATGCGGAACTGCGTCGCCGATCTCGATCTCGAGCGCTATGCGGCCGACTCCTCCCGCCAGGACCACGCCATCGGGCTCCTTGCCGAGAAATGGACGAAGGCGCCGTTCTGCGGCGAGGATCACCGGGCCACGGTCGACGTCCTCTGCCGCTACGCCGGCGTGATCTGCGAGTCGTGCCTCGAATTCAGCACGCTCGACCGAATCATCTACAACCTGATGAACAACGCCGCCCGCTTCACCGCCGACGGCCGCGTCCTCCTGGCCATGGTGCCGACTCCCTCGGTCGAAAATCCCGAAAATGTCCGCTTCGTGATCGCCAACCGCATCGCCCCGGAACACGCCTCCACACTGCGGGATCGGTTCGGCGACCGCGTCGACGAGCTCCTGCGGGGCGGCTTCACCACCGGAGGCAACGGCCTGGGCCTCCGCATCTGCGCCGACTTCTGCGCCCAGGCCTATGGCTTGGCCGACTTCGATACCGCGCGGGACGGGGGTTACTTCGGGGCCCGGCTCCAGGACGATCTTTTCCTCGTCTGGTTCCATTGGCCGACGGCGGGCGATTAA
- a CDS encoding tetratricopeptide repeat protein: protein MSELDRCRHEILGYVELGMWEEANETIDNLPAELITDLTILGWRMRVYQELDAVELMKTVATHLIKMQPEKPENWIGYAYAVRHVDGLEATLRDLRTAIKRYPNYSVIHFELALHESWMGMLDEAKEHLQRAIQLDPKLREKALTDSELAPMVD from the coding sequence ATGAGTGAACTTGATCGTTGTCGTCATGAGATTCTCGGCTATGTCGAACTAGGAATGTGGGAAGAGGCGAACGAGACCATCGATAACCTCCCTGCGGAACTAATAACCGATCTTACCATCTTGGGATGGCGAATGCGGGTCTATCAGGAGCTTGATGCCGTTGAATTGATGAAGACAGTGGCAACACATCTCATCAAAATGCAGCCCGAGAAACCCGAAAACTGGATCGGTTATGCCTATGCAGTACGGCACGTCGATGGCCTCGAAGCAACTCTCAGGGACCTTCGGACAGCAATCAAACGGTATCCAAACTATTCCGTGATCCATTTCGAGCTAGCTCTCCACGAGAGTTGGATGGGCATGCTTGATGAGGCTAAAGAGCATCTGCAGCGAGCCATTCAGCTTGATCCAAAGCTTCGAGAAAAAGCCCTCACCGACTCGGAGCTCGCTCCGATGGTTGATTAA